Genomic segment of Panicum virgatum strain AP13 chromosome 9N, P.virgatum_v5, whole genome shotgun sequence:
GCACGAAGCACCGCCGCGTAATGATACGAAAAGCATCGCTGCCGACTTAAGATTGCTCTCTGGTCTCGGCTTCGCTTGCGGAAAGACCGAAAGAGAGAGCAGTCCATGGAGAACTGCGAGAGAAGAAGCTCTGCTCTACGGGACATGGAAGATTCAGCGCGGCCTTGCATGAAGCAGCGGCAGGCGAGTTCATCTCTCACTAGTCCCTGTCCGCCTGAATGCCTGATCCAAATATCCAACTGCCATGAAAACGTCGGGACGCCGCAATTCATCGGAAGTGAcgcgaaaaaaaaagattttttttgtacGTGGAGGATGGATGAGAGTATGCGCTCGTGGCGAAATAGGGTCAGCAGAAGCGCGGGAAGAAACCTGTCAACGCCGCCCCCAACCAACTCGTGGCGCGCGGCTAGCTGCACGGTTGTTACTCCTGTACGtttgcaagaagaagaagaaaaaaaaacgaagGCCGGTCAATCAATAGGCTTGCTGACGATTGGACAAGCAAACGAGGAAGCGAAGTCGCAGCGTGCTGAGCGTCGGCGACGCGAGCCGTTGCCTGCCTGGCGGCTGGCGCTGACCCCCGGGCCCTGCCTGTGTCTTGTCTTGCTTGCTGGCTTGCTTCCCGGCCACACCACACcggcggcaggcaggcaggggCAGGCCAGCGCCCGGCGGCCGCGCCAGGCGGATCCTGTACGCGTCCACCTGTGCCTCCTTAATTCCAAGTGGTTGAGCGTCCCCCGGTAACCACCATCATTAATAGGCCACCCTCCCCACCCATCCCTCTCGCCCTTCCCCGTTGCTTACCTTAATTCCTCCCCCGGCCGGGCCCACTCCTGACACCTCAtcctccctcttcctcccctGCATGACGACGGAGCTCCGAGTCAAGTCATGTCGTGTTCCGGCTCGGCAACAGTAACAGGTGTAGCCGTATACGGATAGTAGTTGTTGCGCCACCGGAATACGCCACCGTTTCGGTCTGGGGAGCTAGCGTACAGGCTCCCCCGCGCGCTCGTGTTCGTACTCGGGCATGGCATACGGGTCGGAGAGGAGCAGTTGCCTCGACGCGCCCATAAATTTGACTGCTCTGGGCGGCAGCCTGGATAGTAGTACGCCACAACTTCCGCGGCAGGTGTGTCGACTCGACCGCTCTCCCGCCGTGCGCGACGCGCGCTCTATATATTCGGGAGCTGCCCCGCGTGACCAAACCACACGCATCCGgctccgccgcccgctccctgcTGCTCACGCCAAAGGCGACGAGCCGACGACGTCGTGTTCCGTCCCGCGCCGCCCGACACGCTTCGAGTTCCGATCGGCTAGGTAGCCAGCTCGCGCGGTCGATCGCTTTCGGTCGCCATGGaggctgcgccggcggcggtcaTGGAGCGGGAGCGCCTCACGGCCGAGATGGccttccgcgaccccgacgggGGCGAACCGGCGCCCAGCATCGTCATCAAgatccgccgccggctcccggaCTTCGCGCGGAACATCAAGCTCAAGTACGTCAAGCTCGGGATCCGCCACGGCGGCAGCCCCACGTCGGTGCTGCCGATGCTCTGCgtgcccgcgctcgccgccgccgcctactccTTCGTCCGCCTCGACGTCATCTACTACTCCATTGACCTGCTCACCTGCGTCGCCTGGCTCGGCACCGCGGCGCTGCTCCTCACCGTGTACTACTTCAAGCGGCCCCGCCCGGTGTACCTCGTCGAGTTCGCGTGCTACAAGCCCGAGGACCAGCACAAGATCTCCAAGGCGGGATTCCTCGAGATGACCGAGAGCACCGGCTGCTTCAATGAGGCGGCCCTGGACTTTCAGACCAAGATCACCAACCGCTCCGCGCTCGGCGACGAGACGTACCTGCCCCCGGGCGTCCAGGCGCGGCCGCCCAGGCTCAACATGGCGGAGGCGCGGATGGAGGCCGAGGCCGTCATGTTCGGGTGCCTGGACGCGCTGTTCAAGTCCACCGGGATCGACCCGCGCCGCGACGTGCGCATCCTGATCGTCAACTGCAGCCTCTTCAACCCGACGCCGTCGCTGGCGTCCATGATCATCAACCACTACAAGATGAGGGAGGATGTCAAGTCGTTCAACCTCGGCGGCATGGGCTGCAGCGCCGGCCTGATCGCCATCGACCTCGCCAAGGACATGCTCCAGGCGAACCCCAACTCGTACGCCGTCGTCCTCAGCACCGAGAACATCACCCTCAACTGGTACTTCGGCAACGACCGCTCGATGCTCCTCTCCAACTGCATCTTCCgcatgggcggcgcggcggcgctgctgtccAACAAGCGCGCGGACGCCGGGCGCGCCAAGTACCGGCTGCTCCACACGGTGCGCACCCACAAGGGCGCCACCGACGAGTGCTTCAACTGCGTGTACCAGCGCGAGGACGAGGCCGGCAAGGTCGGCGTCTCCCTGGCGCGGGAGCTCatggcggtggccggcgacgcGCTCAAGACCAACATCACCACGCTGGGGCCCCTGGTCCTGCCCCTGTCGGAGCAGCTCAAGTTCCTCAAGTCCCTGATGATGCGCCGCGTGTTTCGCGTCAAGGGCGTGCGCCCCTACATCCCCGACTTCCGGCGCGCGTTCGAGCACTTCTGCGTGCACGCCGGCGGGCGCGCggtgctggaggaggtgcagcgcAGCCTGAGCCTGCGGGACACGGACATGGAGCCCAGCAAGTGCGCCCTTCACCGGTTCGGCAacaccagcagcagctcgcTGTGGTACGAGCTGGCGTACGCGGAGGCCAAGGGCCGGGtgcgccgcggccaccgcgtGTGGCAGATCG
This window contains:
- the LOC120691235 gene encoding 3-ketoacyl-CoA synthase 1-like, which encodes MEAAPAAVMERERLTAEMAFRDPDGGEPAPSIVIKIRRRLPDFARNIKLKYVKLGIRHGGSPTSVLPMLCVPALAAAAYSFVRLDVIYYSIDLLTCVAWLGTAALLLTVYYFKRPRPVYLVEFACYKPEDQHKISKAGFLEMTESTGCFNEAALDFQTKITNRSALGDETYLPPGVQARPPRLNMAEARMEAEAVMFGCLDALFKSTGIDPRRDVRILIVNCSLFNPTPSLASMIINHYKMREDVKSFNLGGMGCSAGLIAIDLAKDMLQANPNSYAVVLSTENITLNWYFGNDRSMLLSNCIFRMGGAAALLSNKRADAGRAKYRLLHTVRTHKGATDECFNCVYQREDEAGKVGVSLARELMAVAGDALKTNITTLGPLVLPLSEQLKFLKSLMMRRVFRVKGVRPYIPDFRRAFEHFCVHAGGRAVLEEVQRSLSLRDTDMEPSKCALHRFGNTSSSSLWYELAYAEAKGRVRRGHRVWQIGFGSGFKCNSAVWRALRDVPALPSPAAAAAEDRRNCCNPWAEDVDKYPPKAYV